The following coding sequences are from one Triticum dicoccoides isolate Atlit2015 ecotype Zavitan chromosome 4A, WEW_v2.0, whole genome shotgun sequence window:
- the LOC119288278 gene encoding aspartic proteinase nepenthesin-1-like has product MAAPTSLLLLLLLLLAPPDSSAAPVAGLIPELKFFEKSISAIEEVAGYYLEEKKEEGVKDVSGEQSSADDRQLGSSAADSYGALIFDLPVGTSPPQVLPFVMDITTDLVWAQCGKPGPTYAPTFRPNRSDSFSPIGCADPACSRLMPKYKCAGPSDRCGGTSAFLATDTFTFGTTPAKGMVFGCIGKVPERNLNSTFGSAGFSRGPLSLVSQLHISRFSYFIDDGGGDNSFVSFSVADDAAPAKDKGSRSTPLLKGKYPDLYYVKLTGVQVDGELLKDIPEETFSGSGGVILSTTLPLTYLEQAAFKVLRQKLLTRILQQKVVGVPKSPDEDRLCFPTKEFAAVKVPTVALVFDGADAAMELNVKNYFFDVAGSGQTCLTIRPSTGGSVLGSLLQTGRNMTYDIHDDGGVLTFGPAVAASGPAAAATKGGAPALAQASLVTIATLLLLGWVLIF; this is encoded by the coding sequence ATGGCAGCTCCTACTTCACTTCTTCTACTCCTCCTACTGCTGCTGGCGCCGCCGGACTCATCCGCCGCGCCGGTGGCCGGGCTGATTCCCGAGCTCAAATTCTTTGAAAAATCTATCTCGGCCATCGAGGAAGTCGCCGGCTATTACCTGGAAGAAAAGAAGGAGGAGGGCGTCAAGGACGTCTCCGGCGAGCAGAGCAGCGCCGACGACCGCCAGCTGGGCAGCTCGGCGGCCGACAGCTACGGCGCCTTGATCTTCGACCTCCCCGTCGGGACATCGCCGCCGCAGGTCCTCCCCTTTGTCATGGACATCACCACCGACCTCGTCTGGGCGCAGTGCGGCAAGCCCGGGCCCACATACGCACCCACCTTCCGGCCGAACCGCTCCGACTCCTTCTCCCCGATCGGCTGCGCCGACCCGGCATGCAGCCGCCTGATGCCCAAGTACAAATGCGCCGGCCCAAGTGACCGCTGCGGTGGCACCTCCGCCTTCCTCGCCACCGACACGTTCACCTTCGGGACCACGCCCGCCAAAGGCATGGTGTTCGGCTGCATCGGCAAGGTCCCGGAGCGGAACCTCAACAGCACATTCGGCTCCGCCGGCTTCAGCAGGGGGCCGCTCTCACTGGTGTCGCAGCTCCACATCTCCAGATTCTCCTACTTcatcgacgacggcggcggcgacaacaGCTTTGTCAGCTTCAGCGTCGCCGACGACGCGGCGCCGGCCAAGGATAAGGGCAGTCGGAGCACGCCGTTGCTCAAGGGCAAGTACCCTGACTTGTACTATGTTAAGCTAACGGGCGTGCAGGTCGACGGCGAACTCCTCAAAGACATCCCGGAGGAGACCTTCTCCGGCTCCGGCGGGGTGATCCTCAGCACCACCCTTCCACTCACCTACCTCGAACAGGCCGCGTTCAAGGTTCTGAGGCAGAAGCTCTTGACCAGGATCCTGCAGCAGAAGGTCGTCGGGGTACCCAAAAGCCCCGATGAGGACCGCCTGTGCTTCCCCACCAAGGAATTTGCCGCTGTTAAGGTTCCCACCGTCGCGCTGGTGTTTGACGGCGCCGACGCGGCCATGGAGCTCAATGTGAAGAACTACTTCTTCGACGTCGCCGGCAGTGGCCAGACTTGCCTCACCATACGTCCATCGACCGGTGGGTCCGTCCTCGGCAGCCTGCTGCAGACGGGCAGGAACATGACCTACGACATCCATGACGACGGCGGCGTGCTGACGTTTGGGCCGGCGGTGGCCGCAAGTGGGCCAGCTGCGGCGGCGACGAAGGGTGGCGCCCCTGCTCTGGCGCAGGCGTCGCTCGTGACAATAGCCACTCTTCTACTTCTAGGGTGGGTGCTCATCTTCTAG